The following are encoded together in the Zingiber officinale cultivar Zhangliang chromosome 8A, Zo_v1.1, whole genome shotgun sequence genome:
- the LOC122008074 gene encoding cytochrome b5-like: protein MATLSKLYSMREAAEHNTREDCWVVIDGKVYDVTSYLDEHPGGDDVLLSAAGRDSTEDFEEVGHSNDARELMQAYCVGELDPDHAVIPELEVFRKDQSSGFTNKLKNITFEYWAATAVIGIAVVAGILYSRKS, encoded by the exons ATGGCGACCTTAAGCAAGCTGTACTCGATGCGCGAGGCCGCGGAGCACAACACCAGGGAGGATTGCTGGGTCGTCATAGACGGCAAG GTGTATGACGTGACTTCATATCTGGATGAACACCCTGGAGGAGATGATGTGCTCCTTTCAGCCGCAG GGAGGGACTCGACGGAAGATTTTGAAGAAGTTGGGCACAGCAATGATGCTCGTGAACTGATGCAAGCCTATTGTGTTGGGGAGTTAGACCCGGACCATGCTGTTATCCCTGAGCTTGAAGTTTTCAGGAAGGACCAATCCTCTGGTTTTACCAACAAGCTCAAGAACATAACCTTCGAGTACTGGGCTGCAACGGCAGTCATCGGAATTGCGGTAGTCGCTGGCATTCTGTACTCACGCAAAAGTTGA
- the LOC122012212 gene encoding cytochrome P450 85A1-like, with translation MVVLVMLPLLCFLFICGALLRWNEVRYRKKGLPPGTMGWPLFGETTEFLKQGPSFMKNQRVRYGSVFKSHILGCPTMVCMDAELNRFILMNEGKGFVPGYPQSMLDILGRSNIASVHGELHKTMRSAMLGLVSPPMIRDQLLPKIDEFMRSYIHNWGGRVIDIQEKTKEMALLSSLKQIASIETGPVSEALKSEIFKLVLGTLSLPINIPGTNYHQGFKARKRLVGMLRCLIEERRTSSCSYNDMLDSLLRMDGSSKVKLDDDQIVDLIIALVYSGYETVSTTSMMAVKYLHDHPRVLEELRNEHFEIRKGKSREDAIDWNDYKSMKFTRAVILETLRMATVVNGVLRKTTRDVSLKGFTIPKGWRIYVYTREINYDPDVYQEPLAFNPWRWLDKNLESNHHFMLFGGGGRMCPGKELGTAEIATFLHYFVTRYRWEEVGGDEIVKFPRVEAPNGLRIHVWDD, from the exons ATGGTGGTGTTGGTCATGCTGCCACTGCTTTGCTTTCTGTTCATTTGTGGTGCCTTGTTGAGGTGGAATGAGGTGAGGTACAGGAAGAAGGGTCTTCCTCCAGGGACCATGGGGTGGCCTTTGTTTGGGGAGACCACTGAGTTCCTCAAGCAAGgcccaagcttcatgaagaaccaaaGGGTTAG GTACGGGAGTGTGTTCAAGTCACACATTTTGGGGTGCCCTACGATGGTGTGCATGGATGCAGAGCTCAACAGGTTCATACTGATGAACGAAGGGAAAGGCTTTGTTCCTGGGTACCCACAGTCCATGCTTGATATCTTAGGGAGATCCAACATTGCGTCCGTTCACGGCGAGCTGCACAAGACGATGAGGAGTGCCATGCTTGGCCTTGTGAGCCCCCCAATGATCAGGGACCAGCTCTTGCCCAAGATCGATGAGTTCATGAGATCATACATTCATAATTGGGGTGGAAGAGTCATTGACATCCAAGAGAAAACCAAGGAG ATGGCATTGCTGTCTTCATTAAAGCAAATTGCTAGCATTGAGACAGGGCCTGTTTCTGAAGCCCTGAAATCAGAGATCTTCAAGCTTGTTCTTGGTACTCTTTCGTTGCCCATCAATATTCCTGGCACAAATTATCATCAGGGATTCAAG GCAAGGAAAAGACTTGTGGGTATGTTGAGGTGCCTAATAGAGGAAAGAAGAACCTCCTCATGCTCCTACAATGACATGCTCGATTCCCTCCTGAGAATGGACGGCAGTTCCAAAGTTAAACTCGACGACGATCAGATTGTTGACTTGATCATAGCCCTCGTCTATTCGGGCTATGAAACTGTTTCGACCACTTCGATGATGGCTGTGAAATACCTCCATGACCATCCTAGAGTTCTCGAAGAGCTCCGA AATGAACATTTCGAGATCCGAAAAGGAAAATCGCGGGAGGATGCAATTGATTGGAACGACTACAAGTCGATGAAATTTACGCGTGCG GTCATACTGGAGACACTAAGAATGGCCACAGTCGTAAATGGGGTGCTTAGGAAAACAACTCGAGATGTGTCGTTGAAAG GATTCACAATACCAAAAGGGTGGAGAATTTATGTGTACACTAGAGAGATTAACTATGATCCAGATGTGTATCAAGAGCCTTTAGCATTCAACCCATGGAGATGGTTG GATAAAAACTTAGAATCCAACCATCACTTCATGCTATTTGGAGGAGGAGGACGGATGTGCCCTGGGAAAGAACTGGGCACTGCTGAAATTGCCACATTCCTTCACTACTTTGTAACTAGATACAG ATGGGAAGAGGTTGGAGGAGATGAAATAGTAAAATTTCCTAGAGTTGAAGCTCCAAACGGCCTGCGCATCCACGTATGGGATGACTAG
- the LOC122011760 gene encoding alpha-1,6-mannosyl-glycoprotein 2-beta-N-acetylglucosaminyltransferase-like isoform X1, translated as MIATSTSSVGPSGHCNACNAHAWWVSSFVPTKQSTTSLAVAAASFCLSALARSAFRSLIPFLADVSRIRVPRIKSSMAFNRKSRAMKEALPWRRVLPLLLSILVAVMFLIFVLKHGAVTSYASFAKLEKDDAWETDHPAVRHLKSELRLPYQNSLSISLDQRNKLPPRNLNLFPKLPKDHIKIVLYVHNRPKYLKVVVQSLAAVEGIGETLLIVSHDGYFPEMDSIVQSIRYCQVKQIFAPYSPHLFRDSFPGISPGDCRNKEDPVMKKCNGTADQYGNHRSPNIVSLKHHWWWMMNTVWDGMDETKGFSGHLLFIEEDHYIYPNAYRNLQLLIGLKPSKCPECYAANLAPSDVNSKGEGLDMLIAEKMGNVGYAFNRTVWRKIHSKAKEFCSFDEYNWDITMWATVYPSFGTPVYTLRGPRRSAAHFGKCGLHQGQGKSSACIDNGEASIQFDEIDKILNIKSNWPVHAFKKQTGYQAGFKGWGGWGDERDRELCLSFSYMYHLVQTS; from the exons ATGATAGCTACGTCTACTTCTTCAGTCGGTCCCAGTGGCCATTGCAATGCCTGCAATGCCCATGCGTGGTGGGTTTCCAGTTTCGTGCCCACCAAGCAGTCGACGACTTCACTTGCGGTCGCCGCCGCCTCCTTTTGCCTCTCCGCCCTCGCTCGATCGGCGTTCAGATCTCTCATTCCTTTTCTTGCAGATGTTTCGAG GATTAGGGTTCCTAGGATCAAAAGTTCGATGGCCTTTAACAGGAAGTCACGCGCTATGAAAGAGGCTCTCCCGTGGCGGCGCGTGCTTCCGCTCCTTCTCTCAATCCTAGTCGCCGTTATGTTTCTAATCTTTGTGCTGAAACATGGAGCGGTAACTTCATATGcttcctttgcaaaattggaaaaGGACGATGCTTGGGAAACTGACCACCCCGCAGTGAGGCATCTCAAATCTGAGCTCAGGTTACCATATCAGAATTCGCTATCCATTTCTCTGGATCAGAGGAACAAATTGCCCCCTAGGAATCTGAATCTCTTTCCTAAGCTGCCCAAAGACCACATTAAGATCGTCCTTTATGTTCATAACCGCCCCAAATACCTCAAGGTGGTCGTCCAGAGCCTCGCGGCTGTGGAGGGGATTGGGGAGACATTGCTAATTGTAAGCCACGATGGATACTTCCCTGAGATGGATAGCATTGTCCAGAGCATCCGGTACTGCCAGGTCAAGCAGATCtttgcaccatattctccacacTTGTTCCGTGATAGCTTTCCGGGCATCTCACCAGGTGATTGCCGCAATAAGGAGGACCCTGTTATGAAGAAGTGTAATGGGACAGCGGACCAATATGGCAACCACCGGTCACCCAACATTGTGTCTTTGAAGCATCATTGGTGGTGGATGATGAATACTGTGTGGGATGGGATGGATGAGACCAAGGGATTCTCTGGTCACCTTCTTTTCATTGAAGAGGATCATTATATATATCCAAATGCCTACCGGAACCTCCAACTTCTCATAGGATTGAAACCCTCGAAATGCCCAGAGTGTTATGCTGCCAACCTGGCGCCATCAGATGTGAATTCTAAAGGAGAAGGCTTGGATATGTTGATTGCTGAGAAGATGGGCAATGTAGGGTACGCCTTTAACCGGACAGTTTGGAGGAAGATCCACTCAAAAGCAAAGGAGTTTTGCTCATTTGATGAATATAACTGGGACATAACTATGTGGGCTACTGTCTATCCTTCATTTGGGACCCCTGTTTACACTCTTAGAGGTCCTAGGAGAAGTGCAGCTCATTTTGGAAAATGCGGATTGCATCAGGGACAAGGGAAGAGCAGTGCATGCATTGACAACGGGGAAGCAAGTATACAGTTTGATgaaattgataaaattttgaatatAAAGTCCAATTGGCCAGTGCATGCTTTCAAGAAGCAGACAGGTTACCAAGCTGGTTTTAAAGGTTGGGGAGGTTGGGGTGATGAGAGGGACCGAGAACTTTGTCTGAGTTTTTCTTATATGTATCATCTCGTGCAAACATCATGA
- the LOC122011760 gene encoding alpha-1,6-mannosyl-glycoprotein 2-beta-N-acetylglucosaminyltransferase-like isoform X2, translated as MAFNRKSRAMKEALPWRRVLPLLLSILVAVMFLIFVLKHGAVTSYASFAKLEKDDAWETDHPAVRHLKSELRLPYQNSLSISLDQRNKLPPRNLNLFPKLPKDHIKIVLYVHNRPKYLKVVVQSLAAVEGIGETLLIVSHDGYFPEMDSIVQSIRYCQVKQIFAPYSPHLFRDSFPGISPGDCRNKEDPVMKKCNGTADQYGNHRSPNIVSLKHHWWWMMNTVWDGMDETKGFSGHLLFIEEDHYIYPNAYRNLQLLIGLKPSKCPECYAANLAPSDVNSKGEGLDMLIAEKMGNVGYAFNRTVWRKIHSKAKEFCSFDEYNWDITMWATVYPSFGTPVYTLRGPRRSAAHFGKCGLHQGQGKSSACIDNGEASIQFDEIDKILNIKSNWPVHAFKKQTGYQAGFKGWGGWGDERDRELCLSFSYMYHLVQTS; from the coding sequence ATGGCCTTTAACAGGAAGTCACGCGCTATGAAAGAGGCTCTCCCGTGGCGGCGCGTGCTTCCGCTCCTTCTCTCAATCCTAGTCGCCGTTATGTTTCTAATCTTTGTGCTGAAACATGGAGCGGTAACTTCATATGcttcctttgcaaaattggaaaaGGACGATGCTTGGGAAACTGACCACCCCGCAGTGAGGCATCTCAAATCTGAGCTCAGGTTACCATATCAGAATTCGCTATCCATTTCTCTGGATCAGAGGAACAAATTGCCCCCTAGGAATCTGAATCTCTTTCCTAAGCTGCCCAAAGACCACATTAAGATCGTCCTTTATGTTCATAACCGCCCCAAATACCTCAAGGTGGTCGTCCAGAGCCTCGCGGCTGTGGAGGGGATTGGGGAGACATTGCTAATTGTAAGCCACGATGGATACTTCCCTGAGATGGATAGCATTGTCCAGAGCATCCGGTACTGCCAGGTCAAGCAGATCtttgcaccatattctccacacTTGTTCCGTGATAGCTTTCCGGGCATCTCACCAGGTGATTGCCGCAATAAGGAGGACCCTGTTATGAAGAAGTGTAATGGGACAGCGGACCAATATGGCAACCACCGGTCACCCAACATTGTGTCTTTGAAGCATCATTGGTGGTGGATGATGAATACTGTGTGGGATGGGATGGATGAGACCAAGGGATTCTCTGGTCACCTTCTTTTCATTGAAGAGGATCATTATATATATCCAAATGCCTACCGGAACCTCCAACTTCTCATAGGATTGAAACCCTCGAAATGCCCAGAGTGTTATGCTGCCAACCTGGCGCCATCAGATGTGAATTCTAAAGGAGAAGGCTTGGATATGTTGATTGCTGAGAAGATGGGCAATGTAGGGTACGCCTTTAACCGGACAGTTTGGAGGAAGATCCACTCAAAAGCAAAGGAGTTTTGCTCATTTGATGAATATAACTGGGACATAACTATGTGGGCTACTGTCTATCCTTCATTTGGGACCCCTGTTTACACTCTTAGAGGTCCTAGGAGAAGTGCAGCTCATTTTGGAAAATGCGGATTGCATCAGGGACAAGGGAAGAGCAGTGCATGCATTGACAACGGGGAAGCAAGTATACAGTTTGATgaaattgataaaattttgaatatAAAGTCCAATTGGCCAGTGCATGCTTTCAAGAAGCAGACAGGTTACCAAGCTGGTTTTAAAGGTTGGGGAGGTTGGGGTGATGAGAGGGACCGAGAACTTTGTCTGAGTTTTTCTTATATGTATCATCTCGTGCAAACATCATGA
- the LOC122011761 gene encoding protein PYRICULARIA ORYZAE RESISTANCE 21-like, with translation MAGKEPKIATVIIKVDLECCCCSKKIKRTLCQLQKRFEINSIVFDEKKNTVTVSGPFNPDCFIKKLCCMAYKVIKDIEIKKPDPPPPPPKKEPKPDPLPPKPSLPKPPQPLPKPPPPASKPPPPASKPPPPKIEPAPPPEVVVRFPMWAFPVPMGPCCYQPCPCYEPHQGCCRCCSCGHVSSASPPSKPVADPPPSQPVYYGGYPCYKIVCEDEPSYGCFIM, from the exons ATTGCCACAGTTATCATAAAGGTCGACCTCGAATGCTGCTGCTGCTCCAAGAAGATCAAGCGCACACTTTGCCAGCTCCAGA AGCGATTCGAGATCAATTCCATCGTCTTCGATGAGAAGAAGAACACTGTCACTGTATCTGGCCCTTTCAACCCCGACTGCTTTATCAAGAAGCTCTGCTGCATGGCCTACAAAGTGATCAAAGACATCGAGATCAAAAAACCAGACCCACCCCCACCTCCACCGAAGAAGGAGCCCAAACCAGATCCTCTCCCTCCGAAACCTTCCCTTCCAAAGCCTCCACAACCGCTTCCCAAGCCTCCACCACCTGCGTCCAAGCCTCCACCACCCGCGTCCAAGCCTCCACCACCCAAGATAGAGCCAGCGCCGCCGCCGGAGGTGGTTGTGAGATTCCCGATGTGGGCCTTCCCAGTCCCGATGGGGCCCTGCTGCTACCAGCCTTGCCCCTGTTACGAGCCGCACCAGGGGTGCTGCCGCTGCTGCTCCTGCGGCCACGTGTCCTCCGCCTCGCCACCATCCAAACCTGTGGCGGATCCCCCGCCATCGCAACCCGTGTACTACGGCGGCTACCCATGCTACAAGATCGTCTGCGAGGACGAGCCTTCCTACGGTTGCTTCATCATGTAA